The Plodia interpunctella isolate USDA-ARS_2022_Savannah chromosome 11, ilPloInte3.2, whole genome shotgun sequence genome includes a window with the following:
- the Vps20 gene encoding charged multivesicular body protein 6-A: protein MGNLFGKHKKPVSRVTEQDKAVLQLKQQRDKLKQYQKRIELNFERDRELAKKLLNEGKRDKAKLALKKKRYQEQLLQNTEAQLEKLEQITHDLEFAQIEIQVLDGLKTGNVALKKIHDSLNIDEIEKIMDETKEGIEKQKEIDELISGQLTEEDDEAVEAELEAILDVGDQLPEVPTDMLPDVSKEKVPEKSRKVAEGPSKIAVEA, encoded by the exons ATGGGTAATCTATTTGGAAAACACAAAAAGCCTGTGAGCAGAGTAACAGAACAAGATAAAGctgttttacaattaaaacaacaaagaGATAAATTGAAACAGTACCAGAAGAGAATAGAGTTAAATTTTGAGCGAGATAGGGAATTGgcaaaaaaactacttaatgAAGGGAAGCGTGATAAGGCTAAACTAGCTCTGAAAAAGAAGAGGTATCAGGAGCAGTTGCTGCAGAACACAGAGGCGCAATTAGAAAAATTAGAACAAATAACTCATGATCTTGAGTTTGCTCAAATAGAAATACAG GTGTTGGATGGTCTCAAGACAGGAAATGTAGCCTTGAAGAAAATACATGACAGCCTCAACATAGACGAAATAGAGAAAATTATGGATGAAACTAAAGAGGGAATAgagaaacaaaaagaaatagatGAACTTATTTCTGGTCAATTGACAGAGGAAGATGATGAAGCAGTGGAGGCTGAACTAGAAGCTATATTGGATGTTGGTGATCAACTTCCTGAGGTGCCCACAGACATGTTACCAGATGTGTCTAAAGAGAAAGTGCCAGAAAAATCACGCAAGGTGGCAGAAGGTCCAAGCAAGATAGCAGTTGAAGCTtga
- the LOC128673629 gene encoding uncharacterized protein LOC128673629: MSDEIEIEEHDLLDDPTVRNIFPDISRLKQEILGYDYVEAPDFGNTETTSSQLDSYDGNLSSTENSADIVESKIILPGNIEHNSPNDGPHNGFIRRDKGIKIKICNNKIILGSKPVNSDDSNVEHFEKNVKPYCAVVVLEDFGIYLNSSARYCQHCQILFPTNSDYNHHVEDIHKELVNTTDSVDDKIIVRTEFSDENKEIEANESKHVQKKNEKIVKFGINGEAICLICNAQLAYRRNMGTHLFQVHKISKEKIKEVMRKKNSEPHTKGELTSTVKRNECFHCKKSFRTQNLLIEHIYSILQNPKNGSDRYANKILIGNKTNNSELNSSVTPENRNLGLMDMPNKNIQNTNFENNSTTEHVMRFFKCRFCLLYFKTTKYFFRHMRIKHKMVNNFQIAKVSFDPKCKYCPKVNDQVDIYNAHLRKNHPKQVQEAIEKSRKLLVNSNKGKINIVSKEISQNAFYRCDFCCLYFNNLTFFMRHVTIKHKVMKMPKPKKVAFEPKCKYCPGTYTNARRYNMHLRKSHYIKCNQVVDKSQLTTSVARESNLVDNTSNIQNVKKQVYRCKLCPLYFKTTNWFIRHLNNKHKVKTIPVMATETFNPKCKYCPRLLDTVTKYNDHLTKCHSALLSKLIVRSESAKVIKKIKVNMKPKFPKLNSNKGETSTDFARQSQKKFEHKAKIKRLNTQCQKTINGYTCKFCPIFFKSMKFYGKHVKTRHKLDTVPKLKMVTFDLKCKLCSVVLSNIKIYNRHVYNVHYTEIARKPNLEKKDSRQNMETTKTALETKEKRFYRCCYCSYYFNNIGIYKSHVVRKHKVQLPNDAQRIEFDPHCKYCPLEAANEIAYNKHLGNCHKNRVNEVFTGRSKQKINLNKACVSKNTSTSSVSTSLQESRKPMDDNMVSSNITPILKSALFKCNKCDIHFLSVKTASDHLNHMELLVNWKCSLCSRIFKDNDKGLHEKQHLLSDVFTVYDLNTTSHILYKCSKCNLHYDESVDNHHKQCILKIPESYTCEICKILIDCNSKICHEYNHKHRDLTSNDFIVIETDVLFDTDNMFISDKNNALIVDTEGNLIDESQHHNKQINNLKRKNKNVENSEVKIQPKKVKRNDAECSKNNLEDIVYKEKYSNSVTKNQQKMDKMLLKLSFCTTCKSFVSVIGRKRKEHAQGLCANLPTLVCKTCGLRFSWKTLRTHEQVHLRVKKLELQSFKFYAFNSGKRTMPPMPEYEKCGICETNFISKSTLGQHVCSDNKYKLCEICNIKLFTPIFNLHMAFHKYKIDGATSSSASNNAVICAKPEEIQKANETVLLLLYCCKVCNIYMDTYDRLIEHCHKHSLDSLPKYMEECKVCKLKFDDNSLKTHRKLHETLGSPTFDKLFFDPFYFRFENKIWLNHVFGSYPKMKVQDVILSSRYRNEHRFVLHIVQEGRFDLTLYKCDKCNLYVEPDIIYHHIENSCSNLRKYPCPVCHLDFISSFSLTRHKRTHEDPKITLKSYRIISFNKQEDADLNAVIFSPPKLYVIYQCRHCNGVIDSIHRMSHVCDRNTLKSCTDCGLLITEDVYERHVSKHKTLDSYIAENMKVILFGPFELHEKKLNSMPTTNFRGKIHDYSFYKCRDCHICVKHKKSTTTHTCCFKSSRVSCSKCGLYFNSDKLVSHTKSHSIDPDFILENMNIIEFCPTIHKPKDDELTGIGIINDKECSDEIGRVDVNGTSQESNVSQQNIVPDTTEATNEVEKVTDIYKCSCGLHFIDESSVLEHFTQCGSKAKQAKQNCSKCGLLFTPTVLFKHLLSHHGDKLIKYKFNVIEKSKT; the protein is encoded by the exons ATGTctgatgaaattgaaattgaagaaCATGATTTACTGGATGATCCCACCGTCAGAAACATATTTCCTGATATATCAAGGTTAAAACAGGAAATTTTGGGCTATGACTATGTTGAAG CTCCAGATTTTGGGAATACTGAAACAACAAGCTCTCAATTGGATTCTTATGATGGCAACTTAAGCAGTACAGAGAATTCCGCAGACATAGTGGaatcaaaaataatcttaCCAGGTAATATTGAACATAACTCCCCAAATGATGGACCACATAATGGCTTCATAAGAAGAGATAaaggtattaaaattaaaatatgtaacaataaaattatattaggttCAAAACCTGTTAATTCTGATGATAGTAATGTTGAACATTTTGAGAAGAATGTAAAACCATATTGTGCAGTAGTGGTCTTAGAAGATTTTGGGATATATTTGAATAGTAGTGCTAGATATTGTCAACATTGTCAGATTCTGTTTCCAACAAATTCAGATTATAATCACCATGTGGAAGATATTCACAAAGAATTGGTTAATACTACTGATAGTGTTGATGACAAAATTATAGTAAGAACGGAATTCagtgatgaaaataaagaaattgaagCCAATGAATCTAAACATGTGCAAAAGAAAAATGAGAAAATCGTTAAGTTTGGAATCAATGGAGAAGCTATTTGCCTTATTTGTAATGCACAATTGGCGTACAGAAGAAATATGGGTACCCATTTGTTTCAAGTTCATAAAATaagcaaagaaaaaataaaggaagTAATGAGAAAGAAGAATTCAGAACCCCATACAAAGGGAGAGCTTACATCAACTGTAAAACGTAATGAGTGTTTTCATTGTAAGAAATCATTTAGAactcaaaatttacttattgaaCATATTTATAGCATTCTTCAAAATCCAAAAAATGGTTCTGATAGGTATGCTAACAAGATTCTTATaggaaataaaactaacaataGTGAACTAAATAGCTCTGTTACACCAGAAAACAGAAATTTGGGTCTGATGGATATgccaaacaaaaatatacagaatACTAACTTTGAAAACAATTCCACAACAGAACATGTGATGAGATTTTTTAAGTGCCGTTTttgcttattatattttaagacaacaaaatatttttttcgacaTATGCGAATTAAGCATAAAATGGttaacaattttcaaatagCTAAGGTTTCTTTTGAtccaaaatgtaaatactGCCCTAAAGTAAATGATCAAGTGGACATATACAATGCGCATCTCCGTAAAAACCATCCTAAACAAGTACAGGAAGCTATTGAAAAATCTCGAAAGTTGTTAGTTAACAGTAATAaagggaaaataaatattgtttcaaaagaaatttcacaaaatgcGTTTTATAGATGTGATTTTTGCtgtttatatttcaacaatttaacattttttatgcgTCATGTGACAATCAAACATAAAGTGATGAAAATGCCCAAACCAAAGAAAGTGGCATTTGAGCCGAAATGTAAGTATTGTCCTGGAACATACACCAATGCCAGACGTTATAATATGCATCTACGTAAAAgccattatataaaatgcaaTCAAGTAGTGGACAAATCACAATTGACGACTTCTGTTGCGAGAGAAAGCAACCTGGTGGATAATACTagtaatatacaaaatgtaaaaaaacaagtttatagATGTAAACTTTGtccactttattttaaaactacaaactGGTTCATtcgacatttaaataataaacataaagttAAAACTATACCTGTAATGGCAACAGAAACTTTTAACCCAAAATGTAAGTATTGTCCTAGATTATTAGACACCGTCACTAAGTACAATGATCATTTAACTAAATGTCACTCTGCATTGTTAAGTAAACTTATAGTGAGATCTGAATCAgcaaaagttataaaaaaaataaaagttaacatGAAACCGAAATTTCCCAAACTTAATTCTAATAAAGGAGAAACAAGTACAGATTTTGCCAGACAGTctcaaaaaaaatttgaacacAAAGCTAAAATTAAAAGACTTAATACGCAATGTCAAAAAACCATAAATGGATATACATGCAAATTTTGTCCTATATTCTTCAAGAGCATGAAATTTTATGGTAAGCATGTGAAAACTAGACACAAACTTGACACAGTACCAAAACTAAAAATGGTAACATTTGATCTGAAATGTAAATTGTGTTCTGTGGttttatcaaatatcaaaatttataatcgACATGTATATAATGTTCACTATACAGAAATAGCAAGAAAACCCAATTTAGAAAAGAAAGACTCAAGACAAAATATGGAAACAACTAAAACAGCACTAGAAacgaaagaaaaaagattttatagatGTTGTTATTGCtcttattatttcaataatattggtATATATAAATCTCATGTTGTAAGGAAACATAAAGTACAATTGCCTAATGATGCACAAAGAATTGAATTTGATCCACATTGCAAGTATTGTCCTTTAGAAGCTGCCAACGAAATAGCCTACAATAAACATCTAGGCAATTGCCATAAAAACAGGGTAAATGAAGTTTTTACAGGGCGTTCAAAACAGAAGATTAACCTAAATAAGGCCTGcgtttcaaaaaatacttcGACATCGTCTGTTTCTACATCATTGCAAGAATCTCGTAAGCCTATGGATGATAATATGGTTAGTTCAAACATAACTCCCATATTAAAATCTGCACtctttaaatgtaataagtgCGATATTCACTTTTTGTCTGTTAAAACAGCTTCAGACCACTTAAATCACATGGAATTGTTGGTTAATTGGAAATGTTCACTTTGCAGCAGAATTTTCAAAGACAATGATAAGGGGCTGCATGAAAAACAACATTTGTTATCTGATGTATTTACTGTATATGACCTGAACACAACTTCacacattttgtataaatgttcTAAATGTAATTTGCATTATGATGAAAGTGTTGACAATCACCACAAACAATGTATCTTGAAAATACCAGAGTCATATACTtgtgaaatatgtaaaatattaattgactGTAATTCTAAAATTTGTCACGAATACAATCATAAGCATAGAGATTTAACATCGAATGATTTTATAGTCATCGAAACTGATGTGCTATTTGATACAGATAACATGTTTATTTCTGATAAAAACAATGCATTGATAGTTGATACAGAGGGCAATTTGATAGATGAAAGCCAACATCATAACAAACAGATAAACaacttaaaaagaaaaaataaaaatgtcgaaAATTCTGAGGTTAAAATTCAACCCAAGAAAGTAAAAAGAAATGATGCTGAatgttctaaaaataatttggaggatattgtttataaagaaaaatattctaattcgGTTACTAAAAATCAGCAGAAAATGGACAAAATGTTACTAAAACTTTCGTTTTGTACTACTTGTAAGAGTTTTGTTAGTGTTATTGGACGAAAGCGAAAAGAACATGCCCAAGGACTTTGTGCAAATCTTCCAACGCTAGTTTGTAAAACTTGCGGCCTAAGGTTCAGTTGGAAAACTTTAAGGACTCATGAACAAGTCCATCTTAGagtaaaaaaattggaattgcaaagttttaaattttatgcttTTAATAGTGGTAAACGAACCATGCCCCCTATGCCAGAATACGAAAAATGTGGAATATGTGAAACAAACTTTATATCAAAAAGTACTTTGGGGCAACATGTGTGTAGcgataacaaatataaattgtgtgaAATTTGTAACATCAAACTGTTTACAccgatatttaatttacacatggcatttcacaaatataaaattgatggTGCAACTTCGAGTTCTGCCTCAAATAATGCAGTAATATGTGCTAAACCAGAAGAGATACAAAAGGCTAATGAAACtgttttattgcttttatattgttgtaaagTTTGCAATATATACATGGACACATACGACCGGTTGATAGAACATTGTCATAAACATAGTCTTGACTCTTTACCAAAATATATGGAAGAATGTAAAGTGTGCAAGTTGAAATTTGATGACAATTCATTGAAAACTCATAGAAAATTACACGAAACGTTAGGATCTCCTACATTTGACAAACTCTTTTTTGacccattttattttagatttgagAACAAGATTTGGTTAAACCATGTTTTTGGGTCATATCCTAAAATGAAGGTACAAGATGTTATACTAAGTTCTCGCTACCGAAACGAGCATAGGTTTGTACTGCATATTGTGCAAGAAGGACGCTTTGATTTAACGTTATATAAATGTGATAAGTGCAACCTATATGTTGAGccagatattatttatcatcatataGAAAATTCCTGTTCAAATTTACGCAAATATCCATGTCCTGTTTGTCACCTGGATTTCATTTCATCATTTTCACTTACGAGACACAAAAGAACTCATGAAGATCCTAAAATTACTCTAAAATCTTATAGgataatatcatttaataaGCAGGAAGATGCTGATCTTAATGCAGTCATTTTCAGCCCAccaaaattgtatgttatatATCAGTGTAGACATTGCAACGGTGTAATTGATAGTATACACCGAATGTCTCATGTTTGTGACAGAAATACTTTGAAATCATGTACAGATTGTGGACTTTTGATTACAGAGGATGTATATGAACGTCATGTTTCTAAACATAAGACTCTAGACAGTTATATCGctgaaaatatgaaagtaattttatttgggcCATTCGAATTACACGAGAAAAAACTTAACTCTATGCCAACAACTAATTTCAGAGGTAAAATACATGACTACTCGTTCTACAAATGTCGAGATTGCCATATATGCGTGAAACATAAGAAATCAACCACAACTCATACGTGTTGTTTTAAGAGTTCACGTGTGTCATGCTCCAAATGTGGTCTATATTTTAACTCGGATAAACTTGTATCTCACACTAAAAGCCATTCGATTGATCCTGAtttcattttagaaaatatgaaCATTATTGAATTTTGTCCTACTATACATAAACCCAAAGACGATGAATTAACAGGAATCGgtattataaatgataaagaaTGTTCTGATGAAATTGGACGTGTCGATGTAAATGGTACCAGTCAAGAATCAAATGTTTCGCAACAAAATATCGTACCTGATACAACAGAAGCAACTAATGAAGTAGAAAAGGTCACagacatttataaatgtaGCTGTGGTCTTCATTTCATAGACGAATCTTCTGTTTTGGAACATTTTACTCAATGTGGATCTAAGGCAAAGCAAGCGAAGCAAAATTGTTCCAAATGTGGCCTTTTGTTCACACCTACTGTTTTATTCAAACATTTGCTATCTCATCATGGTGAtaagctaataaaatataaattcaatgtaattgaaaaatctaaaacatAA